One genomic window of Deltaproteobacteria bacterium HGW-Deltaproteobacteria-6 includes the following:
- a CDS encoding radical SAM protein: MALGKRNDSYRENVENISKLSFAVGVYRPPSEGGSSSLLLRITENCPWNKCTFCEMYKGHPFVYRAVADIKADIDTVKVMVDEIREVARKVGQDGRINREVLRSLLSVNPYLNENHCFSNVFSWLYYGGKTAFLQDANSMIMRPPEFIDVLQHLRKTLNTLTRVTSYTRSKTLAQRKLEELIAIREAGLDRIHVGLETGDDELLTIVRKGVTSAEQIEGGKKAMAAGFQLSEYWMPDLGGRERWRQHAENTARVLNEINPNYIRSRPFVPRQGTEIFEDYEQGRLHISSPHERLQELQVMIENLNVTSKVCFDHNMNSWTNKNGGLLFSLDYEGYKFPEEKQLVLELIREGLTVDESRHIDIKELIAMGSL; the protein is encoded by the coding sequence ATGGCATTGGGGAAAAGAAACGATTCTTACAGGGAAAATGTTGAAAATATCAGTAAGTTGTCTTTCGCGGTGGGAGTTTATCGGCCGCCCAGTGAGGGAGGGAGTTCTTCTCTATTATTGAGGATTACTGAAAATTGCCCCTGGAATAAATGCACATTCTGCGAAATGTATAAAGGGCATCCTTTCGTTTATAGAGCCGTTGCGGACATCAAGGCGGATATCGATACGGTAAAAGTAATGGTCGATGAAATCCGGGAAGTCGCCAGAAAGGTTGGTCAGGACGGCCGGATTAATAGAGAAGTGCTTCGATCTCTTTTGAGTGTCAATCCATACCTGAACGAGAACCATTGCTTTTCTAACGTATTCAGCTGGCTTTATTACGGTGGGAAGACGGCATTTTTGCAGGACGCTAACAGTATGATTATGCGTCCGCCGGAATTCATCGATGTATTGCAGCACTTGAGAAAAACGTTAAACACCCTGACACGGGTGACATCGTATACCCGATCCAAGACACTGGCACAAAGAAAACTTGAAGAATTGATTGCAATCCGGGAGGCAGGACTCGACCGTATTCATGTGGGCCTGGAAACAGGAGATGACGAGCTGTTGACAATTGTCAGAAAAGGTGTAACCAGCGCCGAACAGATAGAAGGTGGCAAAAAAGCAATGGCTGCCGGATTCCAACTTTCCGAATACTGGATGCCGGATCTGGGCGGCCGCGAGCGATGGCGCCAGCATGCGGAAAATACGGCGCGGGTGTTGAACGAAATCAACCCGAACTATATCCGCTCACGTCCCTTTGTGCCCAGGCAGGGTACGGAAATATTCGAGGACTACGAACAGGGGCGCCTGCATATTTCTTCGCCTCATGAAAGGCTTCAGGAATTGCAGGTGATGATTGAAAACCTCAATGTGACTTCAAAGGTTTGTTTTGATCATAACATGAATTCCTGGACAAACAAAAATGGCGGTTTACTTTTTTCTCTGGATTATGAGGGCTACAAATTTCCGGAAGAAAAGCAGCTTGTGCTGGAATTGATCCGGGAAGGACTGACAGTAGATGAATCACGGCATATTGATATTAAAGAACTTATCGCCATGGGATCATTGTAG
- a CDS encoding [FeFe] hydrogenase H-cluster radical SAM maturase HydE: MEQEMSISKPIERLLGKAEAGTALTRDDILALLKLPGDYSPDLFAAANRVRRKEVGDEIFLRGIIEFSNICERNCLYCGLRKSNDRLSRYRMTDDEILATAREIAKIRVPTVVLQSGEDSFYSTDRICRMVERIKNETGLIITLSIGEKNAADYQAFAQSGANRYLLKHETASPELYKYLRPGCSLDKRVQSLYSLKHLGIETGTGNMVGLPGQTPDILADDLLLMKLLDADMLGIGPFIAHPDTPLAGVENDDIEMTLRVLAVARLLTRNTNIPATTALATLHPHGRLQGLQAGANVVMPDFTPEIYKNRYDIYPGRTDAGSAVDIIHKLEKDFHAIGRTINYSVGNRPAKQAPGVLH, from the coding sequence ATGGAACAAGAGATGTCTATATCTAAGCCAATTGAACGACTGCTCGGCAAAGCCGAAGCGGGAACAGCGCTGACCCGGGATGATATTCTTGCGCTTCTCAAATTGCCCGGCGATTACTCGCCGGATCTTTTCGCCGCCGCCAATCGCGTTAGAAGGAAAGAGGTCGGCGATGAAATTTTTCTGCGCGGCATCATTGAATTTTCCAATATCTGTGAGCGCAACTGCCTTTACTGCGGACTGCGCAAAAGTAATGACCGGCTCAGCCGTTACCGGATGACCGACGATGAAATTCTCGCCACAGCTCGGGAAATCGCCAAAATCCGTGTTCCCACGGTCGTGCTTCAATCCGGCGAAGATTCCTTTTATTCCACAGACCGGATCTGCCGTATGGTTGAACGGATCAAAAACGAAACAGGACTCATCATCACACTTTCCATCGGCGAAAAAAATGCCGCTGACTACCAGGCCTTTGCGCAATCAGGCGCCAACCGTTATCTGCTCAAGCATGAAACTGCATCGCCGGAACTATATAAATATCTGCGTCCCGGTTGCAGCCTGGATAAACGTGTGCAAAGCCTTTATTCGCTGAAACATCTGGGCATTGAAACAGGAACGGGAAACATGGTAGGTTTGCCGGGTCAAACACCGGATATTCTGGCCGACGATCTGCTGCTGATGAAACTGCTGGATGCGGACATGCTGGGCATCGGACCATTTATCGCACATCCCGACACACCGCTGGCGGGTGTTGAAAATGATGATATCGAAATGACGCTGCGTGTTTTAGCGGTTGCGCGGCTGCTTACCCGTAATACCAATATTCCGGCAACAACAGCGCTCGCCACGCTCCATCCCCATGGCCGGCTCCAGGGGCTTCAGGCAGGCGCTAATGTCGTCATGCCGGATTTCACACCGGAGATTTACAAGAATCGGTATGATATTTATCCCGGCAGAACAGATGCGGGTTCGGCTGTGGATATTATTCACAAGCTGGAAAAAGATTTTCATGCTATCGGAAGGACTATCAACTATTCGGTGGGGAATCGCCCGGCCAAACAGGCCCCGGGCGTTCTGCATTGA
- a CDS encoding [FeFe] hydrogenase H-cluster radical SAM maturase HydG, giving the protein MKDFIDDAKIENLLEKSKNPPPEKVRDIIAKALELKGLAPEDVAVLLQTEDDDLMAQILKTAHKIKEDIYGNRLVLFAPLYIANLCANNCLYCGFRRDNKELNRVALTMEQITKEVQVLEREGHKRLLMLCGEHPSRSSLEYFMEAIETAYAVKTENNGEIRRINVEIAPLEVDEYRLLKKTGIGTAVLFQETYHHATYKTMHPSGPKKDYAKRLTAMHRAQEGGINDVGLGALFGLYDYKFEVLGMLFHALQLEHDCGVGPHTLSVPRLEPAFNAPAAIKPPHPVNDHDFKKLVAILRMAVPYTGMILSTRESPALRSEVFALGISQISAGSRTNPGGYQEGSSDAFRAAQFNLGDTRTLDEVILDIAERGHIPSFCTACYRLGRTGKDFMDLAKPGLIQKFCQSNALFSFKEYLLDYAAPETREAGEKLIQKMLNETFKTKRKKMVCDRLQQIEDGTRDVYI; this is encoded by the coding sequence ATTAAAGATTTTATTGATGACGCAAAAATTGAAAACCTGCTCGAAAAATCCAAGAATCCCCCTCCGGAAAAAGTTCGGGATATTATTGCAAAAGCCCTGGAACTCAAAGGCCTTGCGCCTGAAGATGTTGCCGTGCTGCTCCAAACGGAAGATGATGACCTGATGGCTCAAATCCTGAAAACTGCCCACAAGATCAAAGAGGATATTTACGGCAACCGGCTGGTGTTGTTCGCGCCGCTTTATATCGCCAATCTCTGTGCCAACAACTGCCTCTATTGCGGGTTCAGGCGTGACAACAAGGAGCTCAACCGTGTTGCTTTGACAATGGAACAAATCACCAAAGAAGTGCAGGTTCTGGAACGCGAAGGCCACAAGCGCCTGCTGATGCTCTGCGGTGAACATCCCAGCCGCTCCAGTCTGGAATATTTCATGGAAGCCATTGAAACGGCTTACGCTGTAAAAACAGAAAATAACGGAGAAATCAGACGGATCAACGTGGAAATTGCACCGCTGGAAGTGGATGAATACAGGCTGCTGAAGAAGACGGGCATCGGCACCGCCGTGTTATTTCAGGAGACATATCATCATGCAACATACAAGACAATGCATCCGTCCGGCCCGAAGAAAGATTATGCAAAACGGCTTACCGCTATGCATCGCGCACAGGAAGGCGGCATTAACGATGTAGGGCTTGGCGCATTGTTTGGCCTTTATGACTACAAATTTGAAGTTTTAGGAATGCTTTTCCATGCTCTGCAATTAGAGCACGACTGCGGCGTAGGGCCTCATACCCTGTCCGTTCCCAGGCTGGAACCGGCTTTTAACGCTCCTGCGGCCATTAAACCGCCTCATCCGGTCAACGATCATGATTTCAAAAAGCTGGTTGCAATCCTCCGCATGGCCGTTCCCTACACAGGAATGATCCTCTCCACCAGAGAATCACCCGCCTTGCGCTCTGAAGTCTTTGCCCTCGGTATCTCCCAGATCAGCGCCGGATCGCGCACCAATCCCGGTGGCTATCAGGAAGGTTCCAGCGACGCATTCCGTGCGGCACAATTTAATCTGGGCGACACGCGCACACTTGACGAAGTCATTCTGGATATCGCTGAACGCGGTCACATTCCCAGCTTCTGCACGGCGTGCTACCGTCTTGGACGCACCGGCAAGGACTTTATGGATCTGGCCAAACCGGGGTTGATTCAAAAATTCTGCCAGTCCAATGCCCTTTTCAGTTTTAAGGAGTATCTGCTGGATTACGCCGCTCCGGAAACTCGCGAAGCCGGAGAAAAATTAATTCAGAAAATGCTGAATGAAACTTTTAAAACAAAAAGAAAGAAAATGGTTTGCGATCGACTGCAACAGATAGAGGATGGAACAAGAGATGTCTATATCTAA
- a CDS encoding CopG family transcriptional regulator: MDKRIGTVTIIITKRESQAENVNKILSEFGDMIIGRMGIPHAPKDLNIIALIVHASTDEIGALTGKLGALAGVQVKSALTKA; this comes from the coding sequence ATGGATAAAAGAATTGGAACTGTTACCATTATCATTACAAAGAGAGAGAGCCAGGCGGAAAATGTGAACAAGATTCTCAGTGAATTTGGCGATATGATTATCGGCCGCATGGGCATTCCCCATGCACCTAAGGATTTGAACATTATTGCATTGATCGTTCATGCCTCCACAGATGAAATCGGCGCTCTGACCGGCAAACTCGGAGCATTAGCGGGAGTTCAGGTTAAATCGGCCCTGACCAAAGCATAA
- the hydF gene encoding [FeFe] hydrogenase H-cluster maturation GTPase HydF: MDNTPKGNRLHIALMGRTNVGKSSLLNLMLGQDIAITSPVAGTTTDVVEKAMELLPVGPVLFVDTAGLDDISELSSARLKKTAKVFNRADVIILVTEADIWTDFEETVLAEAQKRKTPVLIVINKIDLQKPSPDHLQFLQSKALILTVSCNDQTMRQKYLETLKQQLLELAPADFAGNSSLIGDLLPPGGLAVLVVPIDLQAPKGRLILPQVQTIRDALDNDAMTLVVKERELAAALANLKIPPAIVVTDSQAILKVTADVPPEIPVTTFSILFARQKADLAVMARGAAAIDRLQPGDKVLIAEACSHHALEDDIGRVKIPRWLRQYVGVDLQIDTSAGRDYPDDLKQYKLILHCGACMMNRREMLGRLRKAQEAGVPVTNYGVAISFLQGVIKRSLAPFPSALLAFENEAKGEK, encoded by the coding sequence ATGGATAACACACCGAAAGGAAACCGGCTGCATATTGCTCTGATGGGACGGACCAATGTCGGCAAGTCCAGCCTCCTGAATTTAATGCTGGGCCAGGATATCGCCATCACCTCGCCTGTCGCCGGAACAACCACTGATGTGGTGGAAAAAGCGATGGAACTATTGCCTGTCGGGCCTGTGCTCTTTGTCGACACAGCCGGACTTGACGATATTTCAGAGCTTTCCTCCGCGCGTCTGAAGAAAACAGCCAAAGTCTTCAACCGTGCCGATGTTATCATTCTGGTCACTGAAGCGGATATTTGGACGGATTTTGAGGAAACCGTTCTGGCTGAAGCACAGAAACGCAAAACACCGGTATTAATTGTCATCAACAAAATTGACTTGCAGAAGCCTTCTCCCGATCATCTGCAATTTCTGCAATCAAAAGCGTTGATTCTGACCGTTTCCTGCAACGACCAAACCATGCGGCAGAAATATCTGGAAACCTTAAAACAGCAATTGCTGGAACTGGCCCCGGCTGACTTTGCCGGTAATTCTTCACTGATCGGCGATTTGCTGCCTCCGGGGGGGCTTGCCGTACTGGTTGTCCCGATTGATTTGCAGGCGCCCAAAGGCCGGTTGATTCTCCCCCAGGTCCAAACCATCCGCGATGCGCTGGATAATGACGCCATGACGCTCGTCGTCAAAGAAAGAGAACTGGCCGCAGCACTGGCTAATCTGAAAATTCCGCCGGCCATTGTTGTGACAGATTCTCAGGCCATTCTGAAAGTTACGGCCGATGTTCCGCCGGAGATTCCGGTTACTACCTTCTCCATTCTTTTTGCGCGCCAAAAGGCTGATTTGGCCGTCATGGCAAGGGGAGCGGCGGCCATTGACCGCTTGCAGCCGGGCGACAAGGTGCTGATCGCCGAGGCCTGCTCCCATCATGCACTGGAAGACGATATCGGCCGTGTGAAAATTCCCCGCTGGCTTCGTCAGTACGTCGGAGTCGATTTGCAGATCGATACATCGGCGGGACGGGATTACCCTGATGATTTAAAGCAGTATAAACTGATTCTGCACTGCGGGGCCTGTATGATGAATCGCCGCGAAATGCTGGGACGTCTGCGCAAAGCACAGGAAGCAGGTGTTCCTGTAACCAACTATGGCGTGGCTATATCTTTCCTGCAGGGAGTGATCAAGCGCAGTCTCGCCCCCTTCCCTTCCGCACTTCTGGCATTCGAAAATGAGGCAAAAGGTGAGAAGTAA
- a CDS encoding aspartate ammonia-lyase (catalyzes the formation of fumarate from aspartate), producing the protein MTDQRIENDLLGKLRVPKNAYWGIHTQRAIENFRISGGSVNPSLIRALAHVKRACCLANAETRHLSPEKSELIQKACLEISEGSLADQFPLDALQGGAGTSTNMNVNEVIANRAIELMNGQKGDYGIIHPLEDVNLHQSTNDVYPTAVKVAVIFRLRDLADAVSGLQGAFQEKEKEFAAIVKMGRTELQEAVPITLGAEFSAFAEAIGRDRWRTFKCEERLRVVNLGGTAVGTGLTAPREYIFLVIEKLREVTGMGFSRGENLMGETANADAFVEVAGILKAHAVNLIKISSDLRLMNFLGEIRLPQLQAGSSIMPGKVNPVLAEAAIQTGIKVIANDAIVTETAARGTQQINEFLPLLAHALLESLDLLVNINRLLTLHVRGIEANREKCEEYFNASPMIITALLPVIGYEKATQLMAEFSSGGKKNMRNFLEEKLGLELIDKIFSPGQLTALGYKDKK; encoded by the coding sequence ATGACTGACCAAAGAATTGAAAATGACTTATTAGGTAAGCTCCGTGTCCCCAAGAATGCTTACTGGGGAATTCACACACAACGTGCGATTGAAAATTTCCGCATCAGCGGCGGGAGCGTAAACCCATCTCTCATCCGGGCGCTGGCTCATGTCAAAAGGGCCTGTTGTCTGGCTAATGCCGAAACGCGTCATCTTTCGCCGGAAAAATCCGAGCTGATCCAAAAGGCCTGCCTGGAAATATCGGAAGGAAGCCTGGCGGATCAGTTTCCTTTAGATGCTCTGCAGGGCGGCGCGGGAACATCCACCAACATGAATGTAAACGAAGTCATTGCCAACCGCGCCATCGAACTCATGAACGGGCAGAAAGGCGATTACGGAATCATTCATCCCCTTGAAGACGTTAATCTTCACCAATCCACCAATGATGTCTACCCCACAGCAGTCAAGGTGGCCGTTATCTTCAGGCTCCGTGATCTGGCAGACGCCGTTTCCGGTCTGCAAGGCGCATTTCAGGAAAAAGAAAAAGAATTCGCGGCCATTGTTAAAATGGGACGAACCGAATTGCAGGAAGCCGTTCCCATAACCCTGGGTGCAGAGTTTTCCGCGTTTGCCGAAGCGATCGGACGCGACCGGTGGCGGACGTTCAAGTGCGAGGAGCGCCTGCGCGTGGTCAACCTGGGCGGCACGGCCGTCGGTACGGGACTTACCGCGCCGCGTGAATATATTTTTCTGGTTATTGAAAAGTTAAGAGAGGTGACGGGTATGGGATTCTCCCGCGGAGAAAACCTCATGGGAGAAACGGCCAATGCCGACGCCTTTGTCGAAGTCGCAGGCATTCTCAAAGCCCATGCCGTCAATCTGATCAAAATCTCCAGTGACCTCAGGCTGATGAATTTTTTAGGTGAAATCCGCCTGCCGCAGCTTCAGGCCGGGTCTTCCATTATGCCCGGCAAAGTCAATCCGGTTCTGGCGGAAGCGGCCATCCAGACCGGCATCAAGGTTATTGCCAATGACGCTATTGTGACCGAGACGGCAGCCCGTGGCACTCAGCAAATCAATGAATTTCTGCCCCTGTTGGCCCATGCCCTTTTGGAATCATTGGATCTGCTAGTTAACATCAATAGACTGCTCACCTTGCACGTGCGGGGAATTGAAGCCAACCGGGAAAAATGTGAAGAATATTTCAATGCCAGTCCGATGATTATCACGGCTTTGCTGCCGGTGATCGGTTACGAAAAAGCTACGCAGCTTATGGCAGAATTTTCTTCGGGAGGCAAAAAGAACATGCGGAATTTTCTTGAAGAAAAGCTTGGCCTTGAATTGATCGATAAAATATTCTCTCCCGGCCAATTAACAGCTCTGGGCTACAAGGATAAGAAATAA
- a CDS encoding ferredoxin, with the protein MSTVKLTIDNRLVEVPAGATILEAAHSAGIKIPTLCAWPEIHHTPGACRVCMTEVEGQRSLIAACVFPVSEGMVIHTNTEKVRKARKMVVELLLANHPQECNFCVRNGSCELQKVAEFTGIREVRFDYTQFPKEDMIDQSSPSIVRDSRKCIECHRCVTVCEQIQTVSVLTPAHRGSDVRVTPAFDLPLIESNCIACGQCIMACPVGALYEKDDVDAVWKALQDPTKHVIVQEAPAIRAALGEEFGMPPGSLVTGKMIAALRRLGFDKVFDTNFTADLTIIEEGNELLKRVKEGGVLPMITSCSPGWIKFCEHFYPDLLPHLSTCKSPQQMFGALAKTYYAETAGIDPKNIVSVSIMPCTAKKYEAQRPEMASSGYRDVDYVLTTRELGRMIHEGGLDFVNLPDEDYDAPMGEYTGAGTIFGATGGVMEAALRTVYAVVTGENLPSLDITPVRGLEGVKEATVKVGALGDVSIAVAHGLGNARNLMDRIREGKANYAFIEVMCCPGGCIAGGGEPIPTNNEIRLLRSAALYKDDGNVQKKRQSHENESVKKLYDKFLKEPLGHKSHELLHTKYTKRGTEMPHKKDA; encoded by the coding sequence ATGTCAACAGTTAAATTGACTATCGATAATCGTCTTGTGGAAGTTCCTGCGGGAGCAACCATTCTGGAGGCTGCCCACAGCGCCGGCATTAAGATCCCCACGCTTTGCGCCTGGCCCGAAATTCATCACACACCGGGCGCGTGCCGCGTCTGTATGACCGAAGTGGAAGGTCAGCGCAGCCTGATCGCCGCTTGTGTTTTTCCGGTGTCCGAGGGTATGGTTATTCATACCAACACGGAAAAAGTCCGCAAAGCCAGAAAAATGGTTGTAGAACTTCTTTTGGCCAATCATCCGCAGGAATGCAACTTCTGCGTAAGAAACGGCAGCTGCGAATTGCAGAAAGTGGCTGAGTTTACCGGTATCAGAGAAGTTCGTTTTGATTACACGCAATTCCCGAAAGAAGATATGATCGACCAGTCCAGCCCTTCCATTGTCCGAGACAGCCGTAAATGTATTGAATGCCACCGCTGTGTAACCGTCTGCGAGCAGATTCAAACAGTCAGCGTTTTGACTCCTGCCCACCGCGGCAGCGATGTCCGCGTGACACCGGCCTTCGATCTCCCTTTGATCGAATCCAATTGTATCGCCTGCGGTCAGTGCATCATGGCCTGTCCGGTCGGCGCTCTTTATGAAAAAGACGACGTCGATGCCGTCTGGAAAGCCCTGCAGGATCCAACCAAACATGTCATCGTTCAGGAAGCTCCGGCTATTCGCGCTGCTCTGGGCGAAGAATTCGGCATGCCTCCGGGAAGTCTGGTCACCGGTAAGATGATTGCCGCTCTGCGCCGCCTGGGATTCGATAAAGTTTTCGACACCAACTTCACCGCCGACCTTACCATCATCGAAGAAGGCAACGAATTACTCAAAAGAGTTAAAGAAGGCGGTGTGCTGCCGATGATCACCTCTTGCAGTCCCGGCTGGATCAAGTTCTGCGAACACTTCTATCCGGATCTGTTGCCTCATCTGTCCACATGCAAATCGCCGCAGCAGATGTTCGGTGCTCTGGCCAAAACCTATTACGCGGAAACAGCGGGCATCGACCCGAAGAATATCGTTTCTGTTTCCATCATGCCCTGCACTGCCAAAAAATATGAAGCTCAGCGGCCGGAAATGGCAAGCAGTGGTTATCGCGACGTAGATTATGTTCTCACAACCAGAGAATTGGGCCGGATGATTCATGAAGGCGGCCTTGATTTTGTCAATCTTCCGGATGAGGACTATGACGCTCCAATGGGCGAATACACGGGCGCCGGCACCATCTTCGGCGCGACGGGCGGTGTTATGGAAGCCGCTCTGCGCACCGTTTACGCGGTCGTTACCGGTGAAAACCTGCCCAGCCTAGATATCACCCCCGTGCGCGGTCTCGAAGGCGTTAAAGAAGCCACCGTCAAAGTCGGTGCTCTGGGAGACGTCAGTATTGCCGTTGCGCATGGTCTGGGAAACGCCCGCAATCTGATGGATCGTATCCGGGAAGGCAAGGCCAACTATGCTTTCATCGAAGTGATGTGCTGCCCCGGCGGTTGCATTGCAGGCGGTGGAGAGCCCATTCCGACCAACAACGAAATTCGTCTTTTACGTTCAGCTGCTCTTTATAAAGATGACGGAAACGTGCAGAAGAAACGGCAGTCTCATGAAAACGAGTCGGTCAAGAAACTCTATGATAAGTTCCTCAAAGAACCACTGGGACATAAGTCGCATGAGTTACTGCACACGAAGTACACCAAAAGAGGCACTGAAATGCCTCATAAAAAAGATGCTTAA